Genomic DNA from Comamonas resistens:
CAGCTGCTTGAGCAGGCTGGGCTTGATCCAGCCCAGGGGATTGAGGTTCAGGCGGTTGCCGCGCTCGCTCACAGCAGCTCCAGTGCATAGCCCACGCCGCGCAGGGTGACGATGTTGACCCCCGCCGGCGCCAGCTTGCGACGCAGCTTGAGGATATAGATTTCCACCGAATTGGCACTGAAGTTGCTCTCCCAGCTCGACATGGCCGAGATGATGCGTGCCTTGGGCACCGCGTTGCCGTGAGAGGACATCAGCAGTTCCAGCAGCGCTGCCTCGCGCGGGCTCAGCGCCAGCCGCTCCTGGTCAAAGTACAGCTCCCTGGTGTCGGTGTTGAAGCGCAGGCGGCCAAGACTCAGCAGATTGCTGGCATTGCCGCTGCGCCTGCGTGTGACGGCACGCAGGCGTGCCACCAGCTCCTCGGGCTCGAAGGGCTTGGCCAGATAGTCGTCGGCGCCGTTGTTCAGCCCCTGCAGGCGGCTGGTCAGCCCGTCGTTGGCGGTAAGAATGACCACGGCCAAATCCTTGCCCTGGTTGCGCCAGCGCGAGAGAACCTCAAGGCCGCCGCGCCGGGGCAGGCCCAGGTCCAGCACGGCTGCGTCATAGTCCTGCGTTGCCGTTGCGGAAAGGGCGTATTCGCCATCCGTGACGACGTCCACCTGCCAGCCCTCGGCCTGAAGCATGCGGCTGATGCCCAGACGCAGGGCCGGATCGTCTTCTACAACAAGTACACGCATGGTTTTCCAGAATCAAGGTAGGTGAAAGTCGGACGCCATTTTTGCGCCAAATGTGAAGCAGTGGTGTGCTGACATGGGCTTTATCAGAGCGTTGTCTCTGGGGCGCTGGGACATAATGGTCTGTTTTCGTCTTACAAGCAGATTCACCCCATGCCCGCATATCGCTCCAAAACCTCCACTGGCGGCCGCAACATGGCTGGCGCACGCGCTCTGTGGCGTGCCACAGGCATGAAGGATGGCGACTTTGACAAGCCCATCATCGCCATTGCCAACTCCTTCACCCAGTTCGTGCCCGGCCACGTGCACCTGAAGGACATGGGCCAGCTTGTCGCGCGCGAGATCGAGGCAGCGGGCGGCGTGGCCAAGGAATTCAACACCATTGCCGTGGACGACGGCATTGCCATGGGCCACGACGGCATGCTGTATTCGCTGCCCAGCCGGGACCTGATCGCCGACTCGGTCGAGTACATGGTCAACGCCCATTGCGCCGACGCGCTGGTGTGCATCTCCAACTGCGACAAGATCACCCCCGGCATGCTGATGGCCGCCATGCGCCTGAACATTCCGGTGATCTTTGTCTCCGGCGGTCCCATGGAAGCCGGCAAGACCAAGCTGGCCAACCCCACGACCAACGTCATCGAGTTCAAGAAGCTGGACCTGGTGGACGCCATGGTGATTGCTGCGGACAAGAACTACACCGATGAGCAGGTGGCCCAGGTCGAGCGCTCGGCCTGCCCCACCTGCGGTTCCTGCTCGGGCATGTTCACGGCCAACTCCATGAACTGCCTGACCGAGGCGCTGGGCTTGTCCCTGCCCGGCAACGGCACGGTGGTGGCAACCCACTCCGACCGCGAGCAGCTGTTCAAGCGTGCCGGTCACCGCATCGTGGAACTGGCCCGTCAGTACTACGAGCAGGATGACGAATCGGTGCTGCCGCGCTCCGTGGGCTTCAAGGCCTTCGAGAACTGCATCACGCTGGACATCGCCATGGGTGGTTCCACCAACACCATCCTGCACCTGCTGGCCATCGCCCAGGAAGCCGGCATCGACTTCACCATGGCCGACATCGACCGCCTCTCGCGCGTCGTGCCCCAGCTGTGCAAGGTAGCGCCCAACACGCAGAAGTACCACATCGAAGACGTGCATCGCGCAGGCGGCATCATGGCCATCCTGGGCGAGCTGGCACGTGCCGGCAAGCTGCACACCGATGTGCCCACCGTACACGCCAAAACCATGGCCGATGCGCTGGCCCAGTGGGACATCACCGTCACGCAGGACGAAGCCGTCAGGAATTTCTATCTGGCAGGCCCCGCCGGCATTCCTACCCAGGTTGCCTTCAGTCAGAGCACCCGCTGGCCCAGCCTGGACCTGGACCGCGCCGAAGGTTGCATCCGCTCCTATGAGCACGCTTTCAGCAAGGAAGGCGGCCTCGCCGTGCTGACCGGCAACATCGCCCTGAACGGCTGCGTGGTGAAGTCCGCCGGTGTGGACGAGTCCATTTTGGTCTTCGAAGGCCCCGCCCATGTGGTGGAATCGCAGGACGAGGCCGTGGATCACATCCTGGGCGACAAGGTCAAGGCCGGCGATGTGGTCATCGTGCGCTATGAAGGCCCCAAGGGCGGTCCCGGCATGCAGGAAATGCTGTATCCCACCAGCTACCTCAAGTCCAAGGGCCTGGGCAAGGCCTGCGCGCTGCTGACCGATGGCCGCTTCTCGGGCGGCACTTCCGGTCTGTCCATCGGCCACTGCTCGCCCGAGGCGGCAGCCGGCGGCAACATCGGCCTGGTGCAGAACGGCGACATCATCCGCATCGACATTCCCAATCGCACCATCAATATGCTGGTCAGCGACGAGGAGCTGGCCAAGCGCCGCGAGGCACAGAATGCCAAGGGCTGGAAACCTGCCGAAGCCCGCCCGCGCAAGATTTCTGCAGCTCTCAAGGCCTATGCCAAGCTGGTGACAAGCGCCGATACCGGCGCCGTGCGTGACCTGTCCCTGCTGGACGACTAAGTTAGGTTTGCAGGACTTGCCGCAAACAAGGATGCACAAGGCGTGTGCCCATAGGGCAAACGTCTTGCTTGGACCTGACTGGCACAAGTCGTGATGTGTTTCATCATGGCGTCGGCACGGATATAGCTGTTGACGGACAATCAGAGGCAGCCGCTCGATGCAAGTCGAGCGGCTGTTTTTATTGCCGCGGAGCTGCCCCAAGGCAATAAACGTCTCTTTTGCGGCCATGCGTCAGTGTGGCAAGCGTGGTGACGTTTTTGTCAGGCGACCCCAGAAAGTAAAAAACATCATGTCCGCGCGCACCCTCCATCCTTTGCTGTCCAAAGTAGCAGGCTGGGGACGCGCGAGGGCTTGTCTGACTGCGCTGGCTCTTGCCATGGGCAGCATGCAGGCGGCACAGGCTGCAGAGTCGGCCTACCCACAGCGGCCCGTGAGGCTGGTCGTGCCATTCACGCCGGGCGGCTCGACCGACATCGTGGCCCGCGTGATTGCGGATGCCATGCATTCCAGTCTGGGGCAGCCGGTGGTGGTTGATAACCGCTCTGGAGCCAGCGGCCTCATCGGGGCCGAATATGTGGCCCATGCCTTGCCGGACGGCTACACACTGGGCCTTGGCACCATCAGCACGCTGGTGGTCAACCCCATCATGCTGCCGCAGACTGCGCGCCTGGACCCGGCCAAGGCTTTTGTGCCCGTGGTGGCACTGGCCTCCATTCCTTCGGTGTTCTCCGTGCACCCGGATCTGGGCGTGCGCAACTATTCCCAACTGGTGGCGCTGGCGCGCAGCAAGCCGGATCTGCTCAATATCGGTTCGGCCGGCATGGGCTCCATCGGTCACCTGATTGCCGATCGCATCAACACCGACCTCAAGATCAAGCTGCATCACATTCCCTACAAGGGTCAGGGCCCTGTCGTCAGCAGCGCGCTCTCGGGCGAGACCCAGGTGCTCAGCGACCAATATCCGTCTTCGGCGCCGCATGTGGCCTCGGGTCGTTTGATTCCGTTTGCCGTGGCCGCGCAGGAGCGTCTGCCCAATCTGTCCCAGGTGCCGACCTTCAAGGAGCTGGGCCACCCCGGCCTCAACCATCTGGCCATTACCTGGTTTGGCATCGTGGCCCCAACTGGCACGCCAGCGCCTGTGCTGCAGAAACTGAACGCCGCCGCCA
This window encodes:
- the ilvD gene encoding dihydroxy-acid dehydratase is translated as MPAYRSKTSTGGRNMAGARALWRATGMKDGDFDKPIIAIANSFTQFVPGHVHLKDMGQLVAREIEAAGGVAKEFNTIAVDDGIAMGHDGMLYSLPSRDLIADSVEYMVNAHCADALVCISNCDKITPGMLMAAMRLNIPVIFVSGGPMEAGKTKLANPTTNVIEFKKLDLVDAMVIAADKNYTDEQVAQVERSACPTCGSCSGMFTANSMNCLTEALGLSLPGNGTVVATHSDREQLFKRAGHRIVELARQYYEQDDESVLPRSVGFKAFENCITLDIAMGGSTNTILHLLAIAQEAGIDFTMADIDRLSRVVPQLCKVAPNTQKYHIEDVHRAGGIMAILGELARAGKLHTDVPTVHAKTMADALAQWDITVTQDEAVRNFYLAGPAGIPTQVAFSQSTRWPSLDLDRAEGCIRSYEHAFSKEGGLAVLTGNIALNGCVVKSAGVDESILVFEGPAHVVESQDEAVDHILGDKVKAGDVVIVRYEGPKGGPGMQEMLYPTSYLKSKGLGKACALLTDGRFSGGTSGLSIGHCSPEAAAGGNIGLVQNGDIIRIDIPNRTINMLVSDEELAKRREAQNAKGWKPAEARPRKISAALKAYAKLVTSADTGAVRDLSLLDD
- a CDS encoding response regulator transcription factor; the protein is MRVLVVEDDPALRLGISRMLQAEGWQVDVVTDGEYALSATATQDYDAAVLDLGLPRRGGLEVLSRWRNQGKDLAVVILTANDGLTSRLQGLNNGADDYLAKPFEPEELVARLRAVTRRRSGNASNLLSLGRLRFNTDTRELYFDQERLALSPREAALLELLMSSHGNAVPKARIISAMSSWESNFSANSVEIYILKLRRKLAPAGVNIVTLRGVGYALELL
- a CDS encoding Bug family tripartite tricarboxylate transporter substrate binding protein; this translates as MSARTLHPLLSKVAGWGRARACLTALALAMGSMQAAQAAESAYPQRPVRLVVPFTPGGSTDIVARVIADAMHSSLGQPVVVDNRSGASGLIGAEYVAHALPDGYTLGLGTISTLVVNPIMLPQTARLDPAKAFVPVVALASIPSVFSVHPDLGVRNYSQLVALARSKPDLLNIGSAGMGSIGHLIADRINTDLKIKLHHIPYKGQGPVVSSALSGETQVLSDQYPSSAPHVASGRLIPFAVAAQERLPNLSQVPTFKELGHPGLNHLAITWFGIVAPTGTPAPVLQKLNAAANAALREPAVQERLQSLGVQALGGSPQRLIEMMEETSQAVRETVQEQGLRPTGR